Genomic DNA from Hordeum vulgare subsp. vulgare chromosome 2H, MorexV3_pseudomolecules_assembly, whole genome shotgun sequence:
CTCATAGCACGACAAATACATATTGGAGGGAGTATATGCAAACGGTTGAGTAATATACACGTCGATGGAAGAGCTGTCGCGTCGACGGTACACCTGAGATCTCGATCCCTTCGAGACATTGTTACGGCGGTTAATACTGATGCTGGGCAAACAAACGCATCTACCTTCAAACTACTCTGTAGAGCAGGTTTGCCACGGCCAACATAACAGTCGTAAGTTCGTTCAACAGATGATTGCCTAAAGCAATCCTAGGATAAGGTCCGTTGTGGGAGGGATTGATACTAATTTGGAATGAAATTTGTGAAAATATAACGTTGCAGAATGAAATCTATGCAGCACTCGTAAGTCCGTACTTCGATCATTCTGGTCTCATCACAAGAATGGGGGATGGAAATTGGTTACATATCATTTGTTCCACCAGAAACACATAATATTTATAAAAACACGATGTAATTATGTACTACCAAAAGCCAATGAAATATTGGCAAACAATTAGCCAGAGCATGGAACATTTGATTCATCAGGCGAAACAAAGAACAGATAAGACAAACGAAGAGGAACAGAATTGGCAATATGCTTAAAGTTCAGATCctttcaatttcttcaaccatGGAAACCGGATAAGATCAAGCAGGATTACATCTGAGTTTAAACACTCGATAATTTCTTTGGCATATTCACAGCCATAGGATTGAAGCAACTAATCCGACCACCAACTAGAAATTCCTAATACCAAACCATCCGGACTCTTCTGAAAACCAAGACACTAAATCCTAGGAAACAAGAAACTCCTCCCTCTTTGTGATGCAAATGTAATCCATGACTGGGGTGGCAGTGATGAAAAGGGCGGGCCtcagttgtcgtcgtcatcgacggTGGAGGCCTTGGAAGAAGAGGCCTTCTTTGGGAGGAGGTGCTGGTGGATGTTGGGCATCACACCGCCACTGGCAATGGTGGCACCGCCAAGCAACTTGGTCAACTCCTCGTCATTGCGCACAGCGAGCTGGATGTGGCGGGGCACGATACGGGTCTTCTTGTTGTCCCTGGCGGCATTGCCGGCCAGCTCCAGAACCTGGATAGAAGGGGGAGAACGACAAGATTAAAACAAgcagcaaccaatgcaatggatatACTATATGAAAGCGCATCTTCGCACCCAAGAAACCCTATCCTAACGATTTGGGACAGGTAAATAACTCCAATATTGACGGATTGCTACTAACTGACGGTACGGTTCTAAACAGATCTAAGAATAGCCCAGATTTATCGGAACCGCGACGGAACCGGATCAAGTAATAGAATACCGAGAGACCGAGGGCAAGGATTGAGATCCGGGAGAAACGAACCTCAGCGGCGAGGTACTCGAGGACGGCGGCGAGGTAGACAGGGGCGCCGGCTCCGACGCGCTCGGCGTACTTGCCGGCCTTGAGGAACCTGGCGATCCTGCCAACTGGGAACTGCAGCCCGGCCTTGGAACTCCTCGACGTCGCCTTCTTGACAGCGCCAGCGCCGATTGCCTTCCCACGGCCGGCCATCTCAGCAACCGAGGAAGAGGGGAACGAAGGGAGGCGCTGCTACGGGAGACGGAACGGGCGAGGGGACAAGAGGCTGTGGAGGCGAAAGAAACGCAGGTGGGAGGAGTCGTTCAGCGCTGGGGAGAATATATAGGAGGGTAGGGACGGGGCGGCAGCGAATGGGCGGCGATCACGCGGATCGCTGTTTAGGGCCGTCGGATGCGCGAGATTGGACGGTGGATGTGAGCGACGGGGCCGCGAGGGTTCGGATCCGGAAGCGGCGGGAGGACGTGGGCATATGGGGCGGGGAAGATTTTCGTTTTGGACCTTCCGCGGCAGTCCAGGCCTGTATGGGCATCGACGGAGTGGTCAcgtgttttaaaaaaattatatagCCCACCTGTCAGTCTTATTTCTTCTCCAGTAAAGATAAGATGTGTGCTTGCTCCACCGATAATGTAACTTTTTTCTTAAAAAAATGTAACTTTTTTTGATCAACAATAATGTAACTATGGAGTACAAGTTCCGCTTATACAAACATAATATGAAATTAAAATTAATGGGGCATGACTAGAGTCAAGTGACTAAAGTGGCATCCCGTGTATCTTCCTTACTATTCTTTCTCCTCCATGCACACATCACGTCCACTCTTATATTTCCTCGCCTCTCACCGATGAAGCCTTTCTCACCCTTACGCGTCCTCTTTATAGCATTCTCGAGGACGTTTCCTTCCACGTCACCTTGACAATTGTATCAAGTGAAattcatcgagggtgattccttgaATCAAGGCCGAATCGAGGAATTCGAAACCCTAGTGCGAAAAACAAAATGAGGCCCTAACATTTAAAAATATATATGATAACGCAAACATAATCTCTTAATTATGTAATTATAATTTATGCTATTTCATACAATGTTTAGAAAATTCTCAAGTATCTATACAAAATACTAAAACCAATAAACTAACCTCATGTCTATTAAAAACTGTCATCCGTCTTGTGTTCCTCAAAATACAATTTTCAATTACATCTTCATAATTAATATTCTCCAATATATCATTTTTCAAGTGCTATTGTGGTCAAACCATTCAGTCTTTTTATGTCATAGTAGAACGCAAGGACGATAGGACCGATGAGCTCACATGAAATATACGCTTGTGACTTGTATAGATAGTTCAAAATACTCAGAATCGTATATTACCTTGATTTTTGACTTGGACGATAGAACAAGCAACTACCGAAAGTCTCGAATCAGTGACTACTTGTGAACTTGAACGCTAGACAAAAATAGTTCCAAAACATAttagttaaatatcaactcaaCTTTGTAATTTGTAATTTGTGTCAAAATTAGAGAAAAGGAATGAGCGTGGAGACTATGGATAGGGAGGGCACCACACGAGTTGGTCTTTCGTTCCTCACTTCCTTGGGCGGCACTGCGGCACAGCTCCAATGTCGTCGTCGGCGTCCGGCACTCGAAAGTTAGGTGGAATTCGCCAAAACCATAAGTTCTCCGCTTCCGCAAAGTGATTGCCGCCAGCGCCTAGCCGATCTAATTCGAAACGCAAGAAGACGAGATGCGGGGTATAGAAGCGGAACTATGGAAGTTACGGTGCGCTTGGGCTATCGTTTCGTCTAGGATACGAGCAATCTAGGCATCTACCGAATAGCGATCCACCTCGTCTAATTAGGACTCAAGTGTTCCAGGCCCAAGAAGGCCGAGCAACGAACATGTTACAAATTtagcataaaactattttttttcCTCATACTGCATATATACATGTATGGACCTAGTTGGGGGCACGATTTTTGGGGCCGTGTGCGAGCACAAAGCTCGCACACGCCCTTCAATGGCCTTGCCTCAGATTCTCCTTGATGTTTTGGACACAGGGTTACTTTGACtttaccccccccccttgatTCATAGTAAAGACAGGTCGGCCTCGAGGGGTACCCGCGAGTGATGAGTAGTCGGGTTGACCAGGATAGTACCCGTGACATAATTACGAGGCTCGGTCGGACGGGCAGACCGCCGTAGGAGAGGGATGGGCCTGACCCTTGTCAAAGGTCCTTGAGATGGGGCGACGGGATCATTGATCATTTCCATGAGCTCCCAAGACAGTAATTGTTTTGGATATGTGATCTGAGTAGGCATCTGGCCTTTATCGCATTAACCACCACGCGAGAATGAGTATGGGCACTCTTTGTCGTACATTCACTAATGGAATCGAAGAATTTGCCATCTGTCGGATCTTTGTCTTCTCCTGGTAGATGACAAAGAAGCTCGTGGCCGCCAGCTGCCAAAAAAAAGACGACAAAGagctcgctgatggcaaagatactctttgccatcagtcgcttctttgtcgtcagctcgcGGACGACAAAGATGCACCAAGCAAACGGTAAATACATAGTTGATGGCAAAGATGAgccaggtagacggcaaagaaaaacCGTAGCTGGAGCCGTTACCTTAACCATCACTGGCATCTTTGTCGTCCGTCGtaggcttctttgtcgtctgcgtgggtaattggcggacggcaaaggggacggcggcccaccaaccccACCAATGGGGTTAGGTTTCCTCAACCTCATTCTCACTCTCTCTCTACCTCcaactcaccccccccccccccgcgcagcCCCTCACCCGCCCGTCGCCACCCACCAACGCGTCGCCCCGTACCACCGCATCgcccccacccggcgccgccCCCACCATCGCGGCACCCCCACCTGGTGCCCCCCACCACCACCTCGCCACCCCCTCCACCAGGTCGGCTCCCCCGCGCCGCCCTCCCCTGCGTCGGCGCCCTTCCCACACGGCCCCTCCCCGCGTCAGCCCCCTCCCCGCGTCGCCCCCTCCCTACTCTGTTCTGCCCTCCCCTCCATACGCCATCCCACCTCCATACatcactattggaattatgccctagaggcaataataaatatagttattattataattcctgtattaagataatcgtttattatccatgctataattgtattgaatgaagactcatttacatgtgtggctacatagacaaaacaccgtccctaacaagcctctagttggctagccagttgatcaaagatagtcagtgtcttctgattatgaacaaggtgttgttgcttgataattggatcacgtcattaggagaatcacgtgatggactagacccaaactaatagacgtagcatgttgatcgtgtcattttgttgctactgttttctgcgtgtcaagtatttattcctatgaccatgagatcatataactcactgacaccggaggaatgctttgtgtgtatcaaacgtcgcaacgtaactgggtgactataaagatgctctacaggtatctccgaagatgttagttgagttagtatggatcaagactggaatttgtcactccgtgtgacggagaggtatctcggggcccactcggtaatacaacatcacacacaagccttgcaagcaatgtaacttattataagttgcgggatcttgtattacggaacgagtaaagagacttgccggtgaacgagattgaaataggtatgcggatactgacgatcgaatctcgggcaagtaacataccgaaggacaaagggaatgacatccgggattatatgaatccttggcactaaggttcaaacgataagatcttcgtagaatatgtaggatctaatatgggcatccaggtcccgctattggatattgaccgaggagtctctcggatcatgtctacatagttctcgaacacgcagggtctgcacacaggttcgacgttgttttatgcgtatttgagttatatagttggttaccgaatgttgttcggagtcccggatgagatcacggacgtcacgagggtttacggaatggtccggaaacgaagattgatatataggatgacctcatttgattaccggaaggttttcggagttaccgggaatgtactgggaatgacgaatgggttccgggagttcaccgggggggcaacccaccccggggaagcccataggccttgagggtggcacaccagcccttagtgggctggtgggacagcccaaaagggccctatgcgcctaggaaagaaaatcaaagagaaaaaaaaagaggaggtgggaagggaaggaaggactcccacccaccaaaccaagtccaactcggtttgggggggagccttcccccttggactcggccgacccccttggggctccttgagccccaaggcaaggtcccctccctcccacctatatatacggaggttttagggctgatttgagatgacttttccacggcagcccgaccacatacctccacggtttttcctctagatcgtgtttctgcggagctcgggcggagccctgctgagacaaggtcatcaccaacctccggagcgccgtcacgctgccggagaactcttctacctctccgtctctcttgctggatcaagaaggccgagatcatcgtcgagctgtacgtgtgctgaacgcggaggtgccgtccgttcggtactagatcgtgggactgatcgcgggattgttcgcggggcggatcgagggacgtgaggacgttccactacatcaaccgcgttcactaaacgcttctgctgtatgatctacaagggtacgtagatcactcatcccctctcgtagatggacatcaccatgataggtcttcgtgcgcgtaggaatttttttgtttcccatgcgacgttccccaacagtggcatcatgagctaggttcatgcgtagatgtcttctcgagtagaacacaaaagtttttgtgggcggtgatgtgcgttttgctgccctccttagtcttttcttgattccgcggtattgttggattgaagcggcttggaccgatattactcgtacgcttatgagagactggtttcatcgccacgagtaaccccgttgctcaaagatggctggcaagtgtcggtttctccaactttagttgaatcggatttgaccgaggaggtccttggatgaggttaaatagcaactcatatatctccgttgtggtgtttgcgtaagtaagatgtgatcctactagatacccatggtcaccacgtaaaacatgcaacaacaaaattagaggacgtctaacttgtttttgcagggtatgcttgtgatgtgatatggccaacgatgtgatgtgatatattggatgtatgagatgatcatgtaatAGAAAAtaacgacttgcacgtcgatggtacggcaaccggcaggagccatagggttgtctttatactaacgtttgtgcttgcagatgcgtttactattttgctaggatgtagctttagtagtaatagcatgagtagcacgacaaccccgatggcaacacgttgatggagatcatggtgtggcgctggtgacaagaagatcgtgccggtgctttggtgatggagatcaagaagcacgtgatgatggccatatcatgtcacttatgaattgcatgtgatgttaatccttttaatgcaccttattttgcttagaacgacggtagcattatgaggtgatctctcactaaaatttcaagacgaaattgtgttctccccgactgtgcaccgttgctacagttcgtcgtttcgagacaccacgtgatgatcgggtgtgatagactcaacgttcacatacaacgggtgcaaaacagttgcgcacgcggaacactcgggttaagcttgacgagcctagcatgtgcagacatggcctcggaacacatgagaccgaaaggtcgatcatgaatcatatagatgatatgattagcatagggatgcttaccactaaaactatactcaactcacgtgatgatcggacttgagctagtgtaagtggatcatgaaccactcaaatgactagagagatgtactttttgagtgggagtttagcaaataatttgattaagttaaactctaattatcttgaacatagtataagtccactttgaatatatttgtgttgtagatcatggctcacgcgactgtcaccctgaattttaatacgttcctagagaaagctaagttgaaagatgatggaagcaactttgtagactgggctcgtaatcttaagctaatcttacaagctgggaacaaggattatgtccttaatgctgcgctaggagatgaaccacccgctacggctcatcaggatgttaagaacgcttggttagcacgtaaggaggactactcagtagttaaatgtgcagttttgtatggcttagaaccgggacttcaacgtcgctttgagcatcatggagcatttgagatgttccaggaatttaagttcatctttcagaagaacacccggatcgagaggtatgagacctccgataaattctatgcttgcaaaatggaggagaactcgtctgtcagtgaacatgtgctcaaaatgtctgggtactcaaaccgtctagttgagctggggattgaactcccgcaagaggctatcactgacagaatccttcaatcactgccgccaagatataaaggctttgtgttgaactacaaacatgcaagggatgaacaagtaacccggtgagttgtttgcgatgctgaaagtcgcggagtctgaactccgtaaagaacatcaagtgttgatggtgaataagaccactagtttcaagagaaacggcaaaggcaagaagggtaattcaaagaagagcggcaagcctgttgccaatccgacgaagaaacccaaagctggacctaagcctgaaacagagtgctactattgcaagggtatgggtcactggaagcgcaactgcccctagtatctggctgataagaaggcgaccaaagaaaaatcaggtatatttgatatacatgttattgatgtgtacttaaccggctctcgtagtagtgcctgggtattcgataccggttatgttgctcatatttgcaactcgaaacaggaactgcggaatagaagaaggctggcgaaagatgaagtgacgatgcgcgtaggaaatggttccaaggttgatg
This window encodes:
- the LOC123425799 gene encoding histone H2A.4, with protein sequence MAGRGKAIGAGAVKKATSRSSKAGLQFPVGRIARFLKAGKYAERVGAGAPVYLAAVLEYLAAEVLELAGNAARDNKKTRIVPRHIQLAVRNDEELTKLLGGATIASGGVMPNIHQHLLPKKASSSKASTVDDDDN